In Alnus glutinosa chromosome 7, dhAlnGlut1.1, whole genome shotgun sequence, the sequence AgtggtttttttgggtttagatTAATATGTCAAAGGCCGCAATGTTGTTTCTGATTCATGTAACTGCCCGATGGTGCTGGTTTGAAGCGTGAGGTTATAGGGTTAAACAAGAAATCAAAGGAAATGCAAAGCTATTTGTGAtagaattatttatatttggttttGAATTATGGAAGGCGTATGTGGATTTCATGCTTAATGTTCTGTTTGATTGCCGAGAAAgagtaggaaaaagaaaaaagaagtaaaaaaactTGTAGCCTCAGCTGAATGCTTTTTATGATTGCCTATGAAGGGTAGGAAAGGAAGAGTCAAAATATTTAGGCTTTGTTTGGCTAGCatctaaaagtttttttttttttgtcatcttgTCTGAATGTCTGTTTCCTCAGGGAAAATCAAAGCAAAGTCTATTCTGGAATTCAACAATGTATTGCATATGCAGTGATACAGATACCATGATGCATTTTTTAGATTTGTTAGTTGTTTTAGATGCTAAAAGATTGTCATTTTTTCCCCTTTGAAGCTTAAGGGTCATTAGATAAAGAAGAGAGAATGGGATTGCCAGATACATCCGGAGATTTGTCATCGGAAGTGGAGGTTGATGCTTTTAGACGCCTCTTCCCTCTTCGTTTTTATGAGCGTCATCTCGCTGAATCTATCCGGCCTGATGGTAGGCCACTTGGAAGAGCTAGAGATACAACTATATCCCTTGGTTAGTTAAAGCTTGTATCATTTATTGACAATCTCATTCTTCCacctcttatatatattttattggtgttgcTACTCAAACTTAAATGGTCAatcctttctttattctttttaattcaAGGGGCTGTTGCATCTGCTGATGGGTCAGCATTGGCAAAGATTGGTTCAACTGTAAGTGTCTTTCTATCACTTTCTCTCTACATGTGTGGCCTGGGGTGACTAAGCTTAGTTGCGTATATCAGGTGTgtgcttttatttgttttctaacTCAAGAACTGACTTCTTGTTCCTTGGACAGACAATGTTGGCTGCTATTAAAATGGAAGTCATGACTCCTTCCATGGAGTCACCAGATGAGGGCTGCTTAGGTTGACTATTGCTAAGTGCATATGTTCTTTTACTTATTTCTCTTGCCTTTGTTCACTTTTATATGTGGGATGTCAATATGGTATATCTTTGTTATTTTCAGCTATTGATTTCCACATGCCTCCAATTTGTTCTCCAATTGTTAGGCCTGGCAGGCCAGCTGAGGCAGCACCAGTAGTGTCAAAACAATTATCTGACACTATTTCAAGGCACGTAATTATATTCTCTAGCTACTTGCTGGTTAAATTCTCTTTTCTGAAGTCCTTTAACTTGGAAAAATGAGTTTGTTAATTGATGTTTAGTCTGTCCTATAGTCATTTAGGACACATTTATGGTGCCCAATGATTATTCCTTAGAATAGGGTTCCGTGCTTCCTTGTTCTGTCCCTTGGCACTTGTTGTGCCTCTATTTGTTGGGTTGATCAGCACTTATATGACTGTCAATGATCTCATTTAATGTTACTTCATTCTATTCCACTTTTATTTCTAGCCAGGTGTAACTGTTCTGTAATGACTAGTTATATGTGCATTTGCAGTTCTGGCACGGTTGATTTGAAAGAGTTATCCTTGGTCAGTGGAAAAGCTGCTTGGATGGCATACTTGGTAATGGCGCTATTGTCCATCTTCATATTTATCCTTACAAATTTAGAAAATCTTTCTTTTGGTGCTTTGAGCATGTTCTTTTAGACATTGTGAATTGTAATGGCCAATTTTCTGAACTGGATTATAAAGAAATATCAAACTTATATGTTGCAGGACATATACTGTTTGGATGCTGATGGTGCTCTCTTTGATGCTGCTTTACTTTCAGCTGTTGCTGCCTTGTCTTATTGTAAGAGTTGCATGCTTTCTCATTTGGTATTGTCTATGGTCCATTCAAATGCTTGCAGCATGGCTAACAGCAACAGCCTAGACAATTCACTTGCCCACAACCCAACCCAACATTCAGTTCTGCATTAGCAATATATACTGTTTGCTTAACTTTTCTGGTTTGA encodes:
- the LOC133872647 gene encoding uncharacterized protein LOC133872647; protein product: MGLPDTSGDLSSEVEVDAFRRLFPLRFYERHLAESIRPDGRPLGRARDTTISLGAVASADGSALAKIGSTTMLAAIKMEVMTPSMESPDEGCLAIDFHMPPICSPIVRPGRPAEAAPVVSKQLSDTISSSGTVDLKELSLVSGKAAWMAYLDIYCLDADGALFDAALLSAVAALSYLQIPAVSLNEDGRVVVVSEEDGRKTEKEPVNKEKRKLTLKSIPFSLTCILHKNYILADPTAEEESIMETLVTVVLDSSSRLISLYKPGGPVLAYTSSIQDSIALTRQRVRELQKILDEANSGMEVD